A window from Nothobranchius furzeri strain GRZ-AD chromosome 17, NfurGRZ-RIMD1, whole genome shotgun sequence encodes these proteins:
- the slc14a2 gene encoding urea transporter 2 produces the protein MMTTGGACEGEVEFSFVIKALFQTACNTAQRLPICACLEHMTGPHCTKNIPKNRSCTSSDAHSTSCPHIFTELQPLMSNSDLSSEYGHSLDKKSEGQEVPGAPTCRRRVKTSFLKGVSYISGDMEVFGKWMEKQFFLLQLLDWVLRGAAQAMFVNNPLSGLIIFGGLILQNYWWALNGFIGTLFANISALILQQNRGAIAAGLYGYNGILVGMLMAVFSTAGDWYWWLLLPNIFMSMMCPVVSSALASINSRWDLPVFTLPFNILVCVHMVATGHYNHYFPQVLIQPPSELPNISWADIDVAKLFRSVPVGIGQVYGCDNPWTGGMFIISLFISSPITCIHAVVGSAVGMVSGLALAAPFENIYNGIWGYNSALACVAVGGMFYALTWQVHLLAITCAFFSAYLGSAIANIMSRFGLPACTWPFCLSTLIFLLLTTGTKRIFKLPLAEVTYPEKNLAFYWKLKKQEKAEKDKKKQKDREEQQKAIQEEIQRNEKELLRIELQRMEQDKNKDSQVEVKVPEEESQVCEDGGNGRNGLTEVILAK, from the exons ATGATGACCACAGGAGgtgcgtgtgagggagaggtggaGTTTTCCTTTGTTATAAAAGCTTTGTTTCAAACTGCTTGTAATACAGCTCAAAGGCTGCCCATATGTGCCTGCTTGGAACATATGACTGGACCACACTGCACAAAG AATATTCCCAAGAACAGGAGCTGCACTTCCTCAGATGCTCACTCAACCAGTTGTCCTCACATCTTTACT GAGCTCCAACCACTGATGTCGAACTCTGACCTTTCATCCGAGTATGGCCACTCACTCGATAAGAAAAGTGAGGGCCAAGAGGTGCCTGGAGCACCGACATGTCGGCGGAGAGTTAAGACCTCTTTTCTCAAAGGAGTGTCCTACATCTCAGGAGACATGGAGGTGTTTGGGAAATGGATGGAAA AGCAGTTTTTCTTGCTGCAGCTGCTGGACTGGGTTCTGCGTGGAGCAGCTCAGGCGATGTTTGTCAACAACCCTCTGAGCGGACTCATCATTTTTGGAGGTCTCATTCTGCAgaactactggtgggctctgAATGGTTTTATTGGGACGCTCTTTGCAAATATTTCTGCTCTCATCCTACAACAAAACAG AGGGGCAATAGCTGCAGGGCTGTATGGTTACAACGGGATTCTGGTGGGTATGCTGATGGCCGTGTTCTCCACAGCAGGCGACTGGTACTGGTGGCTGCTGCTGCCTAACATCTTCATGTCCATGATGTG CCCAGTTGTGTCCAGTGCTCTTGCATCTATCAACAGCCGCTGGGACCTGCCAGTGTTCACTCTGCCCTTCAACATCCTGGTGTGTGTCCACATGGTCGCCACCGGACACTACAACCACTACTTCCCCCAGGTCCTCATCCAACCTCCCTCAGAGCTCCCTAACATCTCCTGGGCTGACATTGATGTAGCAAAG cTGTTTAGGTCCGTGCCTGTGGGAATAGGCCAGGTTTACGGCTGTGACAATCCCTGGACAGGAGGGATGTTCATCATCTCCCTCTTCATCTCCTCTCCCATCACATGCATTCATGCTGTTGTGGGATCTGCAGTGGGTATGGTGTCAG GTTTGGCTTTAGCAGCTCCGTTTGAAAACATTTACAACGGTATTTGGGGATACAACAGCGCGTTGGCCTGCGTAGCTGTTGGAGGAATGTTCTACGCACTCACCTGGCAGGTGCATCTGCTCGCCATCACTTGTG CTTTCTTCTCTGCATACCTTGGCTCAGCCATTGCCAACATCATGTCCAGG TTTGGTCTACCAGCATGCACTTGGCCTTTCTGCCTCTCTAccctcatcttcctcctcctaaCCACGGGTACCAAAAGGATTTTCAAGCTGCCACTGGCTGAAGTCACCTACCCTGAGAAAAACTTGGCTTTCTACTGGAAGCTGAAGAAGCAGGAGAAAGCAGAAAAGgacaaaaagaagcagaaagaCAGAGAGGAGCAGCAGAAAGCCATCCAGGAGGAAATTCAACGAAATGAGAAAGAGCTACTGAGAATAGAGCTTCAAAGAATGGAACAGGATAAAAATAAAGACAGTCAAGTGGAGGTCAAAGTGCCTGAGGAGGAGTCACAGGTGTGTGAAGATGGAGGAAATGGGAGAAATGGTTTGACTGAGGTCATTCTTGCTAAATAA